One genomic window of Candidatus Trichorickettsia mobilis includes the following:
- a CDS encoding UvrD-helicase domain-containing protein — translation MNNLQLKASNPENSVWVSASAGTGKTKILTDRVLRLLISGVPPQKILCLTFTNAAAGEMQHRIYNKLEAWTKADDNQLMADLRLLTGLAPNREELEYIRTIYHKLLDYHNIINIYTIHSFCQKILKTFPIEAGLSPGFQILDNLNECGILNALKQQIYIDPLHEKIASFLSMNFHEMTINDIINEIIDNKLKFKNLFENHSTVSENVNHSQFSRHPERRNSHPEPSISYSELVSGSHEVLTKSRNKFGITDASSDETQIRDALRQLIEAYDNPIALPDNLFTFFLTNDGNKRKQLIARKIYLNNLEFAAKLDDIQELVYQFDQDIKTERLLEYSNILLELAKALITIYDEYKNQKNLLDYDDLIFYTKELLTKKATKDWVLYKLDGGIDHLLVDEAQDTSPEQWQIIESLIGEFYAGDSVKRHRTIFVVGDEKQSIFSFQGADTNSFNIVKDHLKQRLIAANKNFEIINLELSYRSATAILDVVYNVFQQIKNCTPALFLSDNPLILPTRKTSKGRVELWNLISTPKNCEELFWPLPEDYQQFVSPAQTLAIKIAEFIKDQINSRVINLDTGLPLTAGDFMILVRKRDQLTNEVIKQLKNYGLAVAGIDRMTLSKNLSVIDLISAAKFVLAPNDDLNLAHLIKSSIIGGNEEDLYKLALIRQNLSIWQVLQNNIELNNIPHYQMIYKKLKALNDLYQNTHAGNFFHIIIDNLSLRKIFLQLNGIDDSEAINELLYLCYNYADKIDISLQAFIYWFEASEIEVQRNVEASDKIRVMTIHGAKGLQAPVVILCDTTTIPINQSNFVWTDDSQVLYSMSMDQAPQILKELKQHIQNKDLQEYLRLLYVAMTRAADHLIICGYSMSEKLPEYCWYSLVASAMRGMCRSNEDGAFIYGDQQQQVIHAFKHEPKVVPNVSAVDISVLSRENFDWTLRLPKCLHKNNATITVMQDRPAISLLVSNNHFQYGRIFHKILEDSVKGRNIHNIYTHPLIATLPELLRCKILISIANILSNNEFINIISWDEVKTEVNIGVLQDNQTKIGRIDLLSISSDKLIIIDYKSDAHPPMVQHFISTDYINQLNFYRSIMQEIYPRHNVVCKILWLENGSFMTVD, via the coding sequence ATGAATAATCTACAATTAAAAGCGTCAAATCCAGAAAATTCGGTGTGGGTTTCGGCATCAGCAGGAACTGGTAAAACTAAAATATTAACTGATAGAGTACTCCGATTATTAATTAGTGGAGTACCTCCACAAAAAATATTATGTCTTACTTTTACCAATGCTGCGGCTGGTGAAATGCAACATCGTATTTATAATAAGTTGGAAGCATGGACAAAAGCTGATGATAATCAGCTAATGGCTGATTTACGGTTATTGACGGGTCTTGCACCTAATAGAGAAGAATTGGAATATATCCGTACAATTTATCATAAATTACTTGATTATCACAATATAATTAACATTTATACTATTCACTCATTTTGTCAAAAAATTCTAAAAACTTTTCCAATTGAGGCCGGTTTAAGTCCTGGTTTCCAGATTTTAGACAATCTAAACGAATGCGGAATTCTTAATGCACTAAAACAGCAAATATATATTGATCCTTTACATGAAAAAATTGCTAGTTTTCTTAGTATGAATTTTCATGAAATGACTATTAATGACATCATCAATGAAATAATTGATAATAAATTAAAGTTCAAAAATTTGTTTGAAAATCACTCTACGGTTTCTGAGAATGTTAACCATTCCCAATTTAGCCGTCATCCCGAACGAAGAAACAGTCATCCTGAACCCAGCATCAGTTATTCCGAACTTGTTTCGGGATCTCATGAGGTTTTGACGAAATCCCGAAACAAGTTCGGAATAACTGATGCTAGTTCAGACGAAACTCAGATTCGTGATGCTTTACGACAACTTATTGAAGCTTATGATAATCCAATAGCTTTACCTGATAATCTATTTACCTTCTTTTTAACAAATGATGGAAATAAACGTAAACAATTGATCGCACGCAAAATATATTTAAATAATTTGGAATTTGCAGCAAAGCTCGATGATATTCAAGAGTTAGTATATCAATTTGACCAAGATATCAAAACCGAAAGATTGCTGGAATATTCTAATATACTATTAGAATTGGCTAAGGCTCTGATTACTATTTATGATGAATATAAAAACCAAAAGAACCTACTTGATTATGATGATTTAATTTTTTATACCAAAGAATTGCTTACCAAAAAAGCAACCAAAGACTGGGTGCTATACAAGCTTGATGGTGGAATTGATCATCTTTTGGTAGATGAAGCGCAAGATACTAGCCCAGAACAATGGCAAATTATAGAATCTTTGATTGGAGAATTCTATGCGGGAGATAGTGTTAAAAGGCACCGTACTATCTTCGTGGTTGGCGATGAAAAACAGTCGATTTTTAGTTTTCAAGGAGCAGATACTAATTCTTTTAATATAGTAAAAGACCATTTAAAGCAGAGATTAATTGCGGCTAACAAGAATTTTGAAATAATCAATCTTGAACTATCTTATCGATCAGCAACTGCAATTCTAGATGTAGTATATAATGTTTTTCAACAAATTAAGAATTGTACCCCAGCATTATTTTTAAGTGATAATCCATTGATATTACCAACCCGTAAAACTAGTAAAGGTAGAGTTGAGCTATGGAATTTGATCAGTACGCCTAAGAATTGCGAGGAACTATTTTGGCCTTTACCTGAAGATTATCAGCAATTTGTGTCGCCTGCCCAAACTTTGGCAATTAAAATTGCTGAATTTATTAAAGATCAAATTAATTCAAGAGTAATCAATCTTGACACCGGGTTACCATTAACTGCCGGTGATTTTATGATATTGGTGCGTAAGCGTGATCAATTGACTAATGAAGTAATAAAACAATTAAAAAATTATGGTTTAGCGGTAGCTGGAATCGACCGTATGACTCTTAGTAAAAATTTATCGGTAATTGATTTAATTAGTGCGGCAAAGTTTGTGCTTGCTCCCAATGATGATTTAAATTTAGCTCATTTAATTAAATCTTCGATCATCGGTGGTAACGAAGAAGATCTGTATAAACTTGCCTTGATACGCCAGAATTTGTCTATCTGGCAGGTTTTGCAGAATAATATTGAACTCAATAATATTCCGCACTACCAAATGATTTATAAAAAATTAAAAGCATTAAATGATTTATATCAAAACACTCATGCTGGTAATTTTTTTCATATTATTATTGATAATTTGTCTTTGCGTAAAATTTTCTTACAGCTTAACGGTATAGATGATAGTGAAGCAATTAATGAATTACTTTACTTATGTTATAATTATGCTGATAAGATTGATATTTCATTGCAGGCTTTTATTTATTGGTTTGAGGCTAGTGAGATTGAGGTGCAGCGTAATGTTGAAGCTTCGGATAAAATTCGAGTAATGACTATACATGGTGCTAAAGGCCTGCAGGCGCCGGTAGTAATTTTATGTGATACTACAACTATACCGATAAATCAAAGTAACTTTGTTTGGACAGATGATAGTCAGGTTCTTTATTCAATGTCAATGGATCAGGCTCCACAAATATTAAAAGAATTGAAACAGCATATACAAAATAAGGATTTACAGGAATATTTACGATTGCTTTATGTGGCGATGACCAGAGCAGCGGATCATTTAATTATATGTGGATATAGTATGAGTGAGAAACTGCCTGAATATTGTTGGTATTCTTTGGTTGCTAGCGCAATGAGGGGGATGTGTAGGTCTAATGAAGATGGCGCATTTATTTATGGCGATCAACAACAACAGGTTATTCATGCCTTTAAGCATGAGCCTAAGGTAGTGCCGAATGTTAGTGCTGTGGATATTAGTGTTTTGTCGAGAGAAAATTTTGATTGGACTTTACGGTTGCCTAAATGCTTACATAAAAATAATGCTACAATAACAGTAATGCAGGATAGACCAGCAATATCATTGTTGGTCAGTAATAACCACTTTCAATATGGTAGGATATTTCATAAGATTCTGGAAGATTCGGTAAAAGGTCGTAATATTCATAACATCTACACTCACCCTTTAATCGCTACTTTACCCGAACTGCTTCGATGTAAAATTTTGATAAGTATAGCTAATATTCTCTCTAATAACGAATTTATTAATATAATATCTTGGGATGAGGTAAAAACAGAAGTTAACATAGGTGTATTACAAGATAATCAGACTAAAATTGGGCGCATAGATTTATTAAGTATATCATCGGATAAGTTGATTATTATAGATTATAAATCAGACGCACATCCGCCGATGGTACAGCATTTTATTTCCACTGATTATATTAATCAATTGAATTTTTATCGTAGTATAATGCAAGAAATATATCCTCGACATAATGTAGTATGTAAAATATTATGGTTAGAAAATGGAAGTTTTATGACTGTAGACTGA
- a CDS encoding penicillin-binding protein activator: MNIIKAKISYFILFIVVGILSSCQTTSNIPEPHTPLVTDIAIMMPLSGADAIVGRQYSALIKMGIEDGLKTSHINVTSYDAADEKQALASLEKIIARKTKIILGPLYSPITSLIANKAKEHDIIVITMSNNPAIADSKLFVFGHAPLKQLTRIVSYFLNAEAKHFIALLPAGQHAQTISKIIQEMAITQNSTLVRTEFYADNPESINKAVKIVEASVDNLNEMDDITTKPIIYLTDDYKSLNLVFNSIHKYNLDKKAIIIGDNRIDIDSPVNVDITFTGSLNILNMDVSERAKDMGINHLSFMHAMAYDLGRMTISCIGDNFVSHRFLSKLNNKQPYIGISGNIHFIDNIAQREYDIIKRENGTYSTLAATK, encoded by the coding sequence ATGAACATTATAAAAGCAAAAATTTCATATTTCATCTTATTTATTGTTGTTGGAATTTTATCTTCATGTCAAACCACATCCAACATTCCCGAACCACATACTCCTTTAGTCACTGATATAGCAATCATGATGCCTCTTAGTGGAGCTGATGCTATTGTTGGACGGCAATATAGTGCTTTAATAAAAATGGGCATTGAAGATGGTTTAAAAACTAGTCATATCAACGTCACTTCATATGACGCTGCTGACGAAAAACAGGCACTGGCTTCATTAGAGAAAATAATAGCTCGTAAGACGAAAATTATCCTCGGCCCTCTATATTCGCCAATAACTTCATTAATTGCGAATAAAGCTAAAGAACATGACATTATAGTAATTACTATGTCAAATAATCCTGCTATAGCTGACTCCAAATTATTTGTTTTTGGTCATGCCCCATTAAAACAATTGACAAGAATTGTAAGTTATTTTTTAAATGCTGAAGCTAAGCACTTTATTGCTTTACTTCCAGCTGGGCAACACGCCCAAACGATTAGTAAAATTATTCAAGAAATGGCAATTACACAAAATTCTACTTTAGTACGTACTGAATTTTATGCTGACAACCCTGAATCAATCAATAAGGCGGTGAAAATCGTTGAAGCTAGTGTCGACAATTTAAACGAGATGGATGATATTACAACTAAACCAATTATATATTTAACAGATGATTATAAAAGTTTAAATCTGGTTTTTAATAGTATCCATAAATATAATTTAGACAAAAAAGCGATAATTATTGGTGATAACCGCATTGATATTGACTCTCCTGTTAATGTTGATATCACTTTCACTGGTTCGTTAAATATTTTAAATATGGATGTTAGTGAACGAGCAAAAGATATGGGAATCAATCATCTATCATTTATGCATGCAATGGCCTATGATTTAGGCAGAATGACAATTAGTTGTATTGGTGATAATTTTGTTAGCCATCGATTTCTAAGTAAACTAAATAATAAACAACCTTATATCGGAATATCTGGTAACATCCATTTTATCGATAACATCGCCCAACGAGAATATGATATTATCAAACGTGAGAATGGTACTTATAGCACTTTAGCTGCTACGAAATAG
- the rsmI gene encoding 16S rRNA (cytidine(1402)-2'-O)-methyltransferase: MLLKPGLYIVSTPIGNLDDITIRALDVLKRSTVILCEDTRVSQKLLLKHNITQTRLQVYNDHSDTKQRALVCALIDKGEIVSLISDAGTPLVSDPGYKLIRTLRDSGYHIDMLPGVSAPIAALTISGLPSDRFLFIGFLPKTTVGQQKIFTELLAIKATIIFFESAKRIVQSLSTAKAVLGNREAAVARELTKRYQDLRYGSLTQLIEHYQQYPEQLKGEIVLLVSGHADERESTATLENLEQMLKLYLTKGVTTKNATELAHAQFKSFYSKREIYSLANKIKQ, translated from the coding sequence ATGTTATTAAAACCTGGGTTATATATTGTATCTACACCGATTGGCAATCTTGATGATATTACTATCAGAGCATTGGACGTCCTAAAGCGCTCAACTGTCATCTTATGTGAAGACACTAGAGTGTCCCAAAAATTATTGCTCAAGCATAATATAACTCAAACTCGCCTGCAAGTATATAACGATCATAGTGATACTAAACAGCGAGCGCTAGTTTGTGCTTTAATTGATAAGGGTGAAATTGTCAGCTTGATTTCTGATGCCGGCACTCCTTTGGTTTCTGATCCTGGTTATAAGTTAATCAGGACATTAAGAGATAGTGGTTATCATATTGACATGCTTCCTGGAGTATCTGCACCGATAGCTGCTTTGACAATTTCCGGGTTACCGTCTGATCGATTCTTATTTATAGGATTTTTACCAAAAACTACCGTAGGTCAACAAAAAATTTTTACAGAATTATTAGCAATTAAGGCAACTATAATTTTTTTTGAATCAGCAAAAAGAATAGTACAGTCATTATCGACGGCAAAAGCTGTTCTGGGAAATCGTGAGGCTGCTGTAGCCAGAGAGTTGACTAAAAGATATCAGGATCTAAGATATGGCTCTTTGACACAATTAATTGAGCATTACCAGCAATATCCAGAGCAACTTAAAGGAGAAATTGTGTTATTGGTATCAGGACATGCTGATGAAAGAGAAAGCACAGCTACCTTAGAAAATCTTGAGCAAATGTTGAAATTATATTTGACTAAAGGAGTGACGACTAAGAATGCTACAGAATTGGCTCATGCACAATTTAAGTCATTTTATAGCAAACGGGAAATATATTCATTAGCCAATAAAATCAAGCAATAA
- the rpmI gene encoding 50S ribosomal protein L35, translating to MPKLKTKSAVKKRFKLTATGKVIASQAGKKHFMRRRTKSQLRNLRGTTILCPQDAKNIIKYFLPYGSN from the coding sequence ATGCCTAAACTCAAAACCAAGTCGGCGGTCAAGAAACGGTTTAAACTTACAGCTACAGGCAAGGTTATTGCTTCGCAGGCCGGTAAAAAACATTTTATGAGACGTCGTACTAAATCTCAGCTTCGTAACCTTAGAGGAACTACCATTCTTTGCCCTCAGGATGCTAAAAATATTATTAAGTATTTTCTTCCATATGGCTCGAATTAA
- the rplT gene encoding 50S ribosomal protein L20, with amino-acid sequence MSRAKSGKVSKNRHKKILKLAKGYRGRAKNCFRIAIEKVEKALQYAYRDRRNRKRDFRGLWIQRINAAARIHGIVYSQLVGGLKKAEIDIDRKMLSELAVNNPEAFAQIVEQAKSAMLEKAL; translated from the coding sequence ATGTCTCGTGCAAAATCAGGAAAAGTTTCTAAAAATCGTCATAAAAAAATTCTAAAACTAGCCAAAGGTTATCGAGGTAGAGCTAAGAACTGCTTTCGTATCGCTATCGAAAAAGTTGAAAAAGCTTTGCAGTATGCCTATAGAGATCGCCGCAATCGTAAGCGTGATTTTAGGGGCTTGTGGATTCAAAGAATCAATGCTGCTGCGCGTATCCATGGTATAGTGTATTCGCAGCTAGTTGGTGGACTTAAAAAAGCTGAAATAGATATCGATCGTAAAATGCTGTCAGAACTTGCGGTAAATAACCCGGAAGCATTTGCTCAGATAGTTGAACAGGCAAAATCAGCAATGTTGGAAAAAGCTCTCTAA
- a CDS encoding adenylyltransferase/cytidyltransferase family protein, translated as MHKCSSNHNIVLVGGCFDLLHYGHLQFLRKARAQGDYLIVALEPDETILNYKKRHPIHNQRQRAENLSSLRFVDEVVVLPVLKGFDDYNQLVQDICPAVIAVTKNDPQIVNKRRQAQVVGAKVIEVIDALASQTGNAVLSNTAILNKLLD; from the coding sequence GTGCATAAATGTTCAAGCAATCATAATATCGTTTTAGTTGGTGGATGTTTTGACTTGTTACACTATGGTCATCTGCAATTTTTGCGTAAAGCTAGAGCGCAAGGTGATTATTTAATTGTTGCTTTAGAACCAGACGAAACTATTCTTAATTATAAGAAGCGTCATCCAATTCATAATCAGCGGCAGCGTGCAGAAAATTTGAGCAGTTTACGTTTTGTTGATGAGGTAGTCGTGTTGCCGGTTTTAAAAGGATTTGATGACTATAATCAACTAGTACAGGATATTTGTCCCGCAGTAATCGCAGTAACTAAGAATGATCCTCAAATTGTCAATAAACGGCGTCAGGCGCAAGTTGTTGGAGCAAAAGTTATTGAGGTGATTGATGCATTGGCAAGTCAAACAGGAAATGCGGTATTGTCAAATACTGCTATTCTCAATAAATTATTGGATTAA
- a CDS encoding IS630 family transposase, with protein MKKALKHPKAKEEERLEFQNKIKKYEAEEKVIVFTDESGFVHSAPRTHGYSAKGKRCYGVHDWHPSKRTNVIGALVGKSLLTVSIFDGNVNTVIFNSWVEQDLIPKLPNNSVVVTDNASFHKSPYLKTMIEKAGHILEYLPPYSPDLNPIEPKWAQAKSRRRKYRCDVDTLFEKYML; from the coding sequence ATAAAAAAAGCTTTAAAACATCCGAAGGCAAAAGAAGAAGAGAGGTTAGAATTTCAGAATAAGATAAAAAAGTACGAGGCAGAGGAAAAAGTTATTGTCTTTACCGATGAGAGCGGGTTTGTCCATAGCGCGCCTAGAACTCACGGATATTCGGCAAAAGGCAAGAGGTGTTATGGTGTTCATGATTGGCATCCGTCAAAAAGAACTAATGTTATAGGGGCATTAGTAGGTAAATCGCTGCTAACCGTGTCAATTTTTGACGGCAATGTTAATACAGTTATTTTTAACAGCTGGGTAGAACAAGATTTAATACCGAAATTACCTAATAATTCCGTGGTTGTGACAGACAATGCAAGTTTCCATAAAAGTCCGTATTTAAAAACTATGATAGAAAAAGCTGGTCATATATTGGAGTACTTACCGCCTTATTCTCCTGATTTGAATCCTATTGAACCAAAATGGGCTCAAGCTAAATCTAGAAGAAGGAAATATCGCTGTGACGTAGACACTCTGTTTGAAAAGTACATGTTATAA
- a CDS encoding IS630 transposase-related protein has product MTYSIDFRKKVLAIKEKEKMSFESISKRFGVGKNTVFVWTKKISPLKNRNRASKKIPIDKLREDVVQYSDAYQYERAERLGVSKSGIQKALKKLNITYKKSFKTSEGKRRREVRISE; this is encoded by the coding sequence ATGACATATTCGATAGATTTTAGAAAGAAAGTACTGGCTATCAAAGAAAAAGAGAAGATGAGTTTTGAATCAATATCAAAACGTTTTGGAGTAGGAAAAAACACGGTATTTGTATGGACTAAAAAAATATCTCCTCTAAAGAATAGGAATAGAGCTTCGAAAAAAATACCGATTGATAAATTGAGAGAAGACGTGGTGCAATATAGTGACGCGTATCAATATGAAAGAGCTGAGCGGTTAGGAGTGAGTAAATCTGGAATACAAAAAGCATTAAAGAAGTTGAACATTACGTATAAAAAAAGCTTTAAAACATCCGAAGGCAAAAGAAGAAGAGAGGTTAGAATTTCAGAATAA
- the radA gene encoding DNA repair protein RadA, with product MSKTKKRYSCSTCGSIVNKWSGQCFDCGAWGSINEEAIEYNLNQIKPLGTPQVTTALDANVANNIRIITAIEELNRVLGGGLVTSSAILIGGDPGIGKSTLLLQLAASLTANKIGCLYVTGEESPEQIKLRALRLGIANNSTNILAATNIEDIIATIDSYNNRLLPQLEQKNDACVVIIDSIQTMSSNSLSAAAGTVSQIRACTFELIDYAKHHNIILLLACHVTKDGQLAGPKMLEHMVDTVLYFEGDYNNHFRILRSIKNRFGSVNEIGVFEMTALGLQEVPNPSELFLSRSDKAASGSAVFAGIEGSRALLIEIQALIAPSHMAMPRRSVVGWDVNRLSMMIAVLNVRFGLNLSAHEVYLTIAGGLRITEPATDLAVAAALISAATNIPIPPEMVFFGEVALSGEIRKVTRSEIRGKEAMRMGFNQIICAGYQNNPDDHLIRQIVHLKQLKSIIS from the coding sequence ATGAGTAAAACAAAAAAAAGATACTCTTGTTCTACTTGCGGCAGCATTGTTAATAAATGGTCAGGACAATGTTTTGATTGTGGTGCATGGGGTAGCATTAACGAAGAAGCAATCGAATATAACCTGAACCAAATTAAGCCATTAGGCACTCCGCAAGTCACCACTGCCCTTGATGCTAATGTAGCAAATAATATACGTATTATTACCGCCATTGAAGAACTAAATCGCGTATTAGGAGGCGGGTTAGTTACATCTTCCGCTATCCTTATTGGTGGAGATCCGGGTATTGGCAAATCTACTTTGCTACTACAATTAGCAGCAAGCCTTACTGCTAATAAGATCGGATGTTTATACGTTACTGGCGAGGAATCACCAGAACAAATCAAACTTAGAGCTTTAAGACTAGGTATTGCTAATAATTCTACTAATATCCTAGCTGCAACGAACATAGAAGATATTATCGCCACCATTGATTCGTATAACAACAGACTTTTACCACAATTAGAGCAAAAAAATGATGCTTGTGTGGTAATCATCGATTCAATACAAACTATGTCATCTAATAGTTTATCTGCTGCCGCAGGAACTGTTTCACAAATCCGCGCCTGTACATTTGAACTCATAGATTATGCCAAGCATCATAATATTATTTTATTGTTAGCATGCCATGTCACCAAAGATGGACAACTAGCTGGTCCTAAGATGCTTGAACATATGGTTGATACAGTATTATATTTTGAAGGAGACTATAACAATCATTTTCGTATTTTACGTTCAATAAAGAATCGCTTTGGCTCCGTTAATGAAATCGGCGTATTTGAAATGACAGCACTTGGGTTACAGGAAGTACCAAATCCATCAGAATTATTTTTATCAAGATCTGATAAAGCCGCAAGTGGTAGTGCAGTATTTGCCGGAATTGAAGGCTCTAGAGCATTATTGATAGAAATTCAGGCATTAATAGCTCCATCACATATGGCCATGCCTAGACGTTCAGTAGTAGGATGGGATGTAAATCGCCTATCGATGATGATAGCAGTGCTTAATGTTCGTTTTGGTTTGAATTTATCTGCACATGAAGTATATCTTACTATTGCCGGGGGCTTAAGAATTACTGAACCTGCCACAGATCTTGCAGTAGCTGCCGCACTCATTTCAGCAGCTACTAACATACCGATTCCACCAGAAATGGTTTTTTTTGGCGAAGTGGCTCTTAGTGGAGAAATACGTAAAGTAACTCGCAGCGAAATACGAGGAAAAGAAGCAATGCGAATGGGATTTAATCAGATTATTTGCGCTGGTTATCAGAATAATCCTGATGATCACTTAATTCGCCAGATTGTGCATCTCAAACAATTAAAAAGTATCATTAGCTAA
- a CDS encoding inner membrane-spanning protein YciB: protein MLKFLSEFGPLAAFLIGYIYGNGMRDAALYMLLSSMIGITICYIFERRFYTFSLVSFGILFVSAAATLISGNSMFIKMKPTILYIIFACTLLFTAIKNRPVMKSLLSHTFNLKEESWITLSYRFAAFFFFMAIINELVWRNFDELFWVKFKVFGAVPLTLLFIVLQLPFLLKNKINDDTKKS, encoded by the coding sequence ATGCTGAAATTCTTATCAGAATTCGGTCCTTTAGCTGCTTTTCTTATAGGTTATATATATGGTAACGGTATGAGAGACGCAGCTCTTTATATGTTACTTTCATCAATGATTGGCATCACCATTTGCTATATCTTTGAGAGAAGATTTTATACATTTTCATTAGTATCGTTTGGTATATTATTCGTTTCAGCTGCCGCTACCTTAATCAGCGGTAATTCTATGTTTATCAAGATGAAACCTACTATACTATATATAATCTTTGCTTGTACTCTTTTGTTCACCGCAATAAAAAACCGCCCGGTAATGAAATCACTATTAAGCCATACTTTCAATTTAAAAGAAGAAAGCTGGATTACTCTAAGTTATCGATTTGCAGCCTTCTTCTTCTTTATGGCTATAATTAATGAATTAGTATGGCGAAATTTTGATGAATTATTTTGGGTAAAGTTCAAGGTATTTGGAGCAGTACCTTTAACTTTATTATTTATTGTACTTCAACTACCTTTCTTACTAAAAAATAAAATAAATGACGACACCAAAAAATCTTAA
- a CDS encoding FTR1 family protein: protein MFKIAVIIFRESLEIALILGILMAVTKKIENSRMHIIAGVMLGVVIASLFAFFTKTISLSFSGLGDEIVNSTIILVTVVMISCTIIWMQDFANKMKQDFETLSIAINNGTVSRFVLTSIVATTILREGVEIMLCVYSIASMEQVDMDDYLFGLALGSATGLSSGILIYWGLLKLAKKYLFKVSSVLLMFIAAGLASEAASILTSSGIIEIFSDELWDSNWLIDDRSVTGQMLKAVAGYTARPNGMQIIFYFSTLFSIGVLILLQQKLYAKAKTK from the coding sequence GTGTTTAAAATTGCTGTTATCATTTTTCGGGAAAGTCTAGAAATTGCCCTTATACTTGGCATTTTGATGGCTGTTACTAAAAAAATAGAAAATTCACGGATGCATATTATCGCCGGGGTTATGCTAGGGGTAGTAATAGCTTCGCTATTTGCATTCTTTACCAAAACAATCTCACTTTCATTCAGTGGATTAGGAGATGAAATAGTTAATTCAACTATAATTTTAGTAACTGTGGTTATGATTAGCTGTACTATTATCTGGATGCAAGACTTTGCTAATAAAATGAAACAGGATTTTGAAACTTTATCAATAGCAATTAATAACGGCACTGTTAGCCGTTTCGTGTTAACCTCAATTGTTGCTACTACTATCCTAAGAGAAGGAGTAGAAATCATGCTATGTGTTTATAGTATCGCTTCAATGGAACAAGTAGATATGGATGATTATTTATTTGGCCTTGCTCTAGGCTCAGCCACTGGGTTATCATCTGGTATTTTAATATATTGGGGATTACTCAAATTGGCAAAAAAATATTTGTTTAAAGTATCTTCGGTATTATTAATGTTTATTGCCGCCGGGCTTGCCAGTGAGGCCGCTAGCATTTTAACTTCATCTGGGATTATTGAGATATTTTCTGATGAGTTATGGGACAGTAATTGGCTTATTGACGATAGAAGTGTTACCGGTCAAATGCTAAAAGCTGTTGCGGGATACACCGCAAGGCCTAATGGTATGCAGATTATATTTTACTTTTCTACATTATTTTCAATAGGAGTTTTGATACTGTTACAACAAAAACTGTATGCAAAAGCTAAAACTAAATAG